A single genomic interval of bacterium BMS3Abin14 harbors:
- the arnB_1 gene encoding UDP-4-amino-4-deoxy-L-arabinose--oxoglutarate aminotransferase → MKKKIIPYGRQAIAEEEIGAVVDVLRSDWITQGPRIAEFERAVADYCEAEYAVAVSSGTAALHLAAIAAGFGPGDEVITSPNTFVASANCVFYTGAKPVFADIDPGTLCIDPLEIEEKLASATRGVIPVHFAGQPCDMPAIWKIAQENNLTVIEDAAHALGASYRDQGKTCRVGSCAHSHMTTFSFHPVKHITTGEGGAITTNDPLIYEKLLQLRTHGITKDPALLSRVDGPWYYEMQDLGFNYRITDFQCAIGLEQMKRLDGFVARRRVIAQEYTEVFSGEGEITLQRQREGSESSWHLFVIRVPTQKRLRIFNGLREKGIGVQVHYIPVHLQPWYRKNLGCREGDFPRAEEYYSGAVTIPLFPEMSREDVEYVIETVREAVRGEIG, encoded by the coding sequence TTGAAGAAAAAAATCATCCCGTACGGGCGGCAGGCGATCGCTGAGGAAGAGATTGGCGCTGTCGTTGACGTCCTCAGGTCCGACTGGATAACGCAGGGACCCAGGATCGCCGAGTTCGAAAGGGCGGTGGCGGACTATTGCGAAGCCGAATACGCTGTTGCTGTATCCAGCGGTACGGCAGCCCTTCATCTGGCGGCGATTGCAGCGGGTTTTGGACCCGGGGATGAGGTTATTACGTCTCCCAACACCTTCGTCGCTTCCGCAAATTGCGTCTTTTACACCGGTGCAAAGCCCGTCTTCGCCGACATAGACCCGGGCACCCTTTGCATCGACCCCTTGGAGATTGAGGAAAAACTGGCATCCGCCACCAGGGGTGTGATACCTGTGCACTTCGCGGGGCAGCCCTGCGACATGCCCGCCATCTGGAAGATCGCCCAGGAGAACAATCTGACTGTCATTGAGGACGCTGCCCACGCCCTGGGCGCCTCCTACAGGGATCAGGGCAAGACCTGTAGGGTCGGGTCCTGCGCCCACAGCCATATGACCACGTTCAGCTTTCACCCCGTCAAGCATATTACCACCGGCGAGGGTGGGGCTATTACCACCAATGACCCGTTGATTTACGAAAAACTCCTTCAATTGCGCACCCATGGCATCACGAAAGACCCGGCCCTCCTTTCCAGGGTCGACGGACCCTGGTATTACGAAATGCAGGACCTGGGCTTTAATTACAGGATAACCGATTTCCAGTGTGCCATTGGATTGGAGCAGATGAAGCGGCTGGACGGATTTGTCGCCCGACGGCGGGTGATCGCCCAGGAATATACAGAGGTATTTTCCGGCGAGGGAGAGATAACTCTACAACGGCAGCGGGAGGGAAGCGAGTCATCGTGGCACCTGTTCGTGATCCGAGTTCCGACACAAAAAAGGCTGAGAATTTTCAACGGCCTCAGGGAAAAAGGAATCGGTGTCCAGGTCCATTATATCCCGGTTCACCTGCAGCCCTGGTACCGTAAAAATCTCGGGTGCCGGGAAGGTGATTTCCCCCGGGCCGAGGAATACTATTCGGGGGCTGTGACCATCCCGTTGTTCCCGGAGATGTCCAGGGAGGATGTGGAGTATGTCATCGAGACTGTTCGGGAAGCCGTCAGGGGTGAGATAGGATGA
- the legI gene encoding N,N'-diacetyllegionaminic acid synthase, which translates to MKPVFVAEVSSNHNRDLERCIRFIDAAADSGCDAVKFQLFKVEELFAPEVLRRSEEHRKRKLWELPVEFLPDLKKRCDERVIRFGCTPFYLKAVDELLPYVDFFKVASYELLWNDLLTACARTGKQVVLSTGMATMEEVGEAVGTLRDAGCTDLVLLHCVSGYPTPPDECNLAAIETLREAFRCPVGWSDHSVCPGVIHRAVNRWNADMVEFHLDLEGKGKEFEAGHCWLPDGISAVIGDVAVGADADGSGRKEPAPSELFDREWRADPSDGLRPLKRIRKGFNG; encoded by the coding sequence ATGAAGCCCGTTTTCGTGGCCGAGGTTTCCAGCAATCACAACCGGGATCTTGAGCGGTGCATCCGGTTCATAGATGCTGCCGCCGATTCGGGATGCGATGCGGTGAAGTTTCAGCTTTTCAAGGTGGAGGAGCTTTTCGCCCCGGAGGTTCTCCGGCGCAGCGAGGAACACCGGAAAAGGAAACTCTGGGAGCTTCCGGTCGAGTTCCTGCCCGACCTGAAGAAGAGGTGTGATGAAAGAGTGATCCGGTTCGGCTGCACGCCGTTCTACCTGAAGGCGGTGGACGAGCTTCTGCCCTATGTCGATTTTTTCAAGGTCGCCTCCTACGAGCTCCTCTGGAACGACCTTCTCACCGCCTGCGCCCGAACCGGAAAACAGGTCGTTCTTTCCACCGGGATGGCGACCATGGAGGAGGTAGGTGAAGCTGTCGGTACGCTGAGGGACGCCGGTTGCACGGACCTTGTCCTTCTCCATTGCGTGTCGGGTTACCCGACACCTCCTGATGAATGCAACCTCGCCGCCATCGAGACCCTGCGCGAGGCCTTCCGTTGCCCGGTGGGATGGTCCGATCACAGCGTGTGCCCTGGGGTCATCCACCGTGCAGTAAACCGGTGGAATGCGGATATGGTGGAATTTCATCTCGACCTGGAGGGAAAGGGAAAAGAGTTCGAAGCGGGGCACTGCTGGCTTCCGGACGGGATCAGCGCGGTGATAGGCGACGTTGCTGTGGGTGCCGATGCCGACGGCAGCGGCCGCAAGGAACCGGCGCCTTCAGAGCTTTTCGACAGGGAATGGCGCGCCGATCCGTCGGACGGTCTGCGGCCGCTAAAGAGGATCAGGAAGGGTTTCAATGGCTGA
- the pseB gene encoding UDP-N-acetylglucosamine 4,6-dehydratase, whose product MLNERSILVTGGTGSFGQKFIGTVLSKFPHVKRVVVFSRDELKQFEMAQRFPPGKYPQLRYFIGDVRDKDRLKRAMEGIDVVIHSAALKQVPAAEYNPFECIKTNIMGAQNVVEACLDSNVKKVIALSTDKASAPINLYGATKLCSDKLFVAANNIKGKRDLKFSVVRYGNVMGSRGSVVPFFMEKRKEGVLPITDERMTRFNITLQDGVDFVVKILQRMWGGEIFVPKIPSFRITDLAEAVGPGCRREFVGIRPGEKLHEEMITETDALSSIEFEDYYVILPALRFITAEKYITSNGGKRCPDGFRYSSGTNSEWLTINDIRDLIRLNVDPDFSV is encoded by the coding sequence GTGTTAAACGAAAGATCTATTCTGGTAACAGGAGGAACCGGCTCATTCGGGCAGAAGTTTATCGGGACCGTTCTCTCTAAATTTCCCCATGTGAAACGAGTGGTGGTTTTTTCCAGGGATGAACTGAAGCAGTTCGAAATGGCCCAGAGGTTCCCTCCGGGGAAATATCCGCAATTGCGTTACTTCATTGGGGACGTGCGGGATAAAGACCGTTTAAAAAGGGCCATGGAGGGGATTGACGTTGTTATCCATTCGGCCGCACTTAAACAGGTTCCCGCTGCCGAGTATAACCCGTTCGAATGCATCAAGACCAACATAATGGGAGCGCAGAACGTAGTCGAGGCGTGTCTTGATTCAAATGTTAAGAAAGTCATCGCCCTCAGCACGGACAAGGCGTCCGCCCCGATAAACCTTTACGGGGCGACCAAGCTTTGTTCCGACAAGCTGTTCGTCGCGGCCAACAACATCAAGGGCAAGCGGGATCTGAAGTTCTCGGTGGTGAGGTACGGAAACGTCATGGGAAGCCGCGGCAGCGTGGTGCCGTTCTTCATGGAAAAACGGAAGGAGGGCGTCCTGCCCATCACCGACGAACGGATGACCCGCTTCAACATTACCCTTCAGGATGGGGTTGATTTTGTTGTAAAAATTCTGCAGCGGATGTGGGGCGGGGAGATTTTCGTGCCAAAAATTCCCAGCTTCAGGATAACCGATCTGGCTGAAGCGGTAGGCCCGGGATGCAGGAGGGAGTTTGTCGGTATCCGTCCAGGGGAGAAACTCCATGAGGAGATGATCACGGAGACCGACGCCCTCAGCTCCATCGAATTTGAGGATTATTACGTCATTCTGCCCGCCCTCAGGTTCATTACGGCGGAAAAATACATCACCTCAAACGGTGGGAAGCGGTGTCCCGACGGTTTTCGCTACAGCAGCGGCACCAATTCGGAATGGCTCACCATTAATGATATCCGCGACCTGATCCGGCTGAATGTCGACCCGGATTTTTCTGTTTGA